One window of Hymenobacter sp. BRD128 genomic DNA carries:
- a CDS encoding MotA/TolQ/ExbB proton channel family protein: protein MEQKNAVNPSARPAAPAAPKAAPAAKSSGGASLFAVLVIVLGFIISLLIYKFVLGDPSHFLGNNPENNPKPGDYLGIVYKGGVIVPALMTMLLCVITFSIERALTISKAKGSKSIESFVRGVRQKLNTNDINGAIALCDQQKGSVANVVRAGLKKYQEMGRETTMATDQRVLAIQKEIEESTALELPMLEKNLVIISTIASIATLTGLLGTVFGMIKAFSALAQAGNPDATALATGISEALINTALGIGTSALAIVGYNFFTSKIDELTYSIDEAGFSIIQTFAAQHGAKGQES from the coding sequence ATGGAACAGAAAAATGCAGTAAACCCGAGCGCCCGCCCCGCTGCGCCGGCCGCCCCCAAAGCCGCCCCCGCCGCTAAAAGCAGCGGTGGAGCTTCGCTGTTTGCGGTATTGGTTATCGTTCTCGGCTTCATTATCAGCTTGCTCATCTACAAGTTTGTGCTGGGTGACCCTAGCCACTTCCTGGGCAACAACCCCGAGAACAACCCCAAGCCCGGTGACTATCTCGGCATTGTATACAAGGGTGGGGTAATCGTACCGGCCCTGATGACCATGCTGCTGTGCGTTATCACCTTCTCTATCGAGCGTGCCCTCACCATCTCGAAAGCCAAAGGCAGCAAGAGCATTGAGTCGTTTGTGCGCGGCGTGCGCCAGAAACTGAACACCAACGACATCAACGGTGCCATCGCCCTCTGCGACCAGCAGAAAGGCTCGGTAGCCAACGTAGTACGCGCCGGCCTGAAGAAATATCAGGAAATGGGCCGCGAAACCACGATGGCAACCGACCAGCGCGTGCTGGCCATCCAGAAAGAAATCGAGGAAAGCACCGCCCTGGAGCTGCCGATGCTGGAAAAGAATCTGGTTATCATCTCGACCATCGCTTCTATCGCCACGCTGACCGGTCTGCTCGGCACGGTATTCGGCATGATTAAGGCCTTCTCGGCTCTTGCTCAGGCTGGTAACCCCGACGCTACGGCCCTGGCAACGGGTATCTCGGAAGCGCTTATCAACACGGCCCTCGGTATCGGTACCTCGGCCCTGGCCATCGTAGGCTACAACTTCTTCACCAGCAAGATTGACGAGCTGACTTACAGCATCGACGAGGCTGGCTTCAGCATCATTCAGACCTTCGCGGCCCAGCACGGCGCCAAAGGTCAGGAGTCGTAG
- a CDS encoding biopolymer transporter ExbD, protein MPKVKPHRTSPSLDMTPMVDLAFLLVTFFMLTTQFRPDEAVVVDPPSSTSDLQAPDSDILTLTIDANKRVFFGYDKAPVKEAALKAVGAKYGVNFTPTQVKQFSLLPNFGVPITQLGSYLDKDTEQRKALNKGLPGIPYDSLNNQMIDWVMEARKANAALFHKPTFLVIKGDGDADVKTVQTVIKDLQEKDINRFNLLTSLEMKPSFVK, encoded by the coding sequence ATGCCTAAAGTAAAACCGCACCGCACCTCGCCGTCGCTCGACATGACGCCGATGGTGGACCTGGCGTTTCTGCTGGTAACATTTTTTATGTTGACCACGCAGTTTCGCCCCGATGAAGCTGTGGTAGTAGACCCGCCGTCTTCGACGTCGGACCTGCAGGCCCCCGATAGCGACATCCTCACGCTCACGATTGACGCCAACAAGCGCGTATTCTTCGGCTATGATAAAGCGCCTGTAAAGGAAGCTGCTCTTAAAGCCGTCGGCGCCAAATACGGCGTCAACTTCACGCCTACCCAGGTTAAGCAGTTTTCGCTGCTGCCCAACTTTGGGGTGCCGATTACGCAGCTGGGTAGCTACCTGGATAAGGATACTGAGCAGCGCAAAGCGCTGAATAAGGGCCTGCCGGGTATCCCCTACGACTCGCTTAACAACCAGATGATTGACTGGGTAATGGAAGCCCGGAAAGCCAATGCTGCGTTGTTTCACAAGCCCACTTTCCTTGTTATTAAAGGGGATGGTGACGCTGATGTGAAAACCGTGCAAACGGTGATTAAGGACTTGCAGGAAAAAGACATCAATCGTTTTAACCTGCTGACGAGCCTCGAAATGAAGCCTTCGTTTGTGAAATAA
- a CDS encoding biopolymer transporter ExbD — MAEIQQKGGDSGKGGKKRAKKMSTKIDMTPMVDLAFLLLTFFMLTTTFAKPNVMQLTMPVKDKNPKPEEQTKIKASQAMTIILAPDNKVFYYFGLNEPADKSVPVPEIKVTDFSANGIRKVLLDRQKQQPEPIILIEPYVYDGKESKYKNMVDILDEMNITDQKKYALIDISKKDVDLIKKQNLL, encoded by the coding sequence ATGGCAGAAATCCAACAAAAAGGCGGCGACTCCGGTAAGGGAGGCAAGAAACGGGCAAAGAAAATGTCGACCAAAATCGACATGACGCCCATGGTGGACTTGGCCTTCCTGCTGCTGACCTTCTTCATGCTCACCACCACTTTTGCCAAGCCCAACGTGATGCAGCTCACGATGCCGGTGAAAGACAAGAACCCCAAGCCCGAGGAGCAGACTAAAATCAAAGCGTCGCAGGCCATGACGATTATCCTGGCCCCCGACAATAAGGTTTTTTACTACTTTGGCTTGAACGAGCCCGCTGACAAGAGCGTGCCCGTACCCGAAATCAAGGTAACTGACTTCTCGGCCAACGGCATCCGCAAAGTGCTGCTCGACCGCCAGAAGCAGCAGCCCGAGCCTATCATTCTGATTGAGCCCTACGTCTACGACGGTAAGGAGTCCAAGTACAAGAATATGGTAGACATCTTGGACGAGATGAACATCACCGACCAAAAGAAGTACGCGTTGATTGATATCTCGAAGAAAGACGTGGACCTCATTAAAAAACAGAACCTGCTATGA
- a CDS encoding energy transducer TonB, translated as MKKEEVPDQEELKDKTVATVTVKGNTDTPDLSDLSGEGTKPVEEVVETNKVYTYVEQMPSLPGGGGMGAIVSAIQKNVRYPAVDLRNQVEGKVFASFTVDENGDISDVKIVKGISSTIDAETIRSIKALPKFIPGKQNGRSVKVSFTVPVTYKIQ; from the coding sequence GTGAAGAAAGAGGAGGTGCCTGACCAGGAAGAGCTTAAGGATAAGACGGTAGCTACCGTGACCGTAAAAGGCAACACGGATACTCCCGACCTGAGTGACCTGAGCGGCGAAGGCACCAAACCGGTAGAGGAAGTAGTAGAAACCAATAAAGTCTATACCTACGTTGAGCAAATGCCTTCGCTGCCCGGCGGCGGCGGTATGGGCGCCATCGTATCGGCCATTCAGAAAAACGTGCGCTACCCCGCCGTTGACCTGCGCAACCAAGTAGAAGGCAAGGTATTCGCTAGCTTCACGGTGGATGAGAACGGCGATATTTCGGACGTTAAAATCGTGAAAGGCATCAGCAGCACGATTGATGCTGAAACCATCCGCTCTATCAAAGCCCTGCCGAAGTTTATCCCTGGCAAGCAGAACGGCCGCTCGGTAAAAGTTTCGTTTACCGTGCCCGTAACGTACAAGATTCAGTAG